Proteins encoded together in one Corynebacterium liangguodongii window:
- a CDS encoding sodium/glutamate symporter — MEYTPYTLLVDIGWISILLIVGNVLRNRVRFLQTLLLPAPITAGLIGLILGPELIGLINWSDQVGNYTTLLIAVVFASMAYSMDLGGSVASGARNMWAYSTSMFMGQWGLFILLGLYLFAPLFGTEPWFGMMLPVGFVGGFGTAAAVGSSLEEIGIAEASSLGFTSATVGTLVAIVGGVIVANWGIRKGKATELKGELPADLRTGYIANEVDRPSIGKATTNPSSIEPLALHGGFIVFTVLIAYLANGMIKDQWPNVSIPLFAMAFVIGLIGRTLLRILGRDNYLDRDTINSISGAATDYMIAFGIASIVPSALADYWQALVLMFVLGTAFCVVWMLWAGPLFFGESWLERGIFGWGWATAAVATGIALLKMVDPKLKSGTLNEYGVAYVGFAPFEIGMTILAPIAVIAGFTTGFGWITFAIAVAVVVMSYALKWVPAGKRSDSAGGSVGGSVGGSTRIQTMSKGD; from the coding sequence ATGGAATACACCCCCTACACGCTGCTCGTCGATATCGGGTGGATCTCGATCCTGCTCATCGTCGGCAACGTTTTGCGCAACCGAGTAAGGTTCCTCCAGACACTGTTGCTCCCCGCGCCGATCACGGCCGGGCTCATCGGCCTGATCTTGGGGCCCGAACTCATCGGCCTGATCAACTGGTCCGATCAGGTGGGCAACTACACCACCTTGCTCATCGCCGTCGTGTTCGCCTCCATGGCCTACTCCATGGACCTCGGCGGATCCGTCGCCTCCGGCGCGCGCAACATGTGGGCCTACTCCACCTCCATGTTCATGGGACAGTGGGGCCTGTTCATCCTGCTCGGCCTCTATCTTTTCGCGCCGCTGTTTGGCACCGAACCGTGGTTCGGCATGATGCTCCCCGTCGGCTTCGTCGGCGGCTTCGGCACCGCCGCCGCGGTGGGCTCCTCGCTGGAGGAAATCGGCATCGCCGAGGCCTCCTCGCTCGGCTTCACCTCCGCGACCGTGGGCACGCTCGTGGCCATCGTCGGCGGCGTCATCGTGGCCAACTGGGGCATCCGTAAGGGCAAGGCAACCGAGCTCAAGGGCGAGCTCCCGGCCGACCTGCGCACCGGCTACATCGCCAACGAGGTTGACCGGCCGTCGATTGGTAAGGCGACGACGAACCCATCGTCGATCGAACCGCTCGCGCTCCACGGCGGCTTCATCGTCTTCACAGTGCTCATCGCCTACCTTGCCAACGGGATGATCAAGGACCAGTGGCCGAACGTGTCCATCCCGCTGTTCGCCATGGCGTTCGTCATCGGGCTCATCGGGCGCACCTTGCTGCGCATCCTCGGGCGCGATAACTACCTCGACCGCGACACGATCAATTCCATCTCCGGCGCCGCCACCGACTACATGATCGCCTTCGGCATCGCCTCCATCGTCCCCTCCGCGCTTGCGGACTACTGGCAGGCGCTGGTGCTCATGTTCGTCCTCGGCACCGCCTTCTGCGTCGTCTGGATGCTGTGGGCCGGCCCGCTGTTCTTCGGGGAGAGCTGGCTTGAGCGAGGCATCTTCGGCTGGGGCTGGGCCACCGCCGCGGTGGCGACCGGCATCGCGCTGCTCAAGATGGTTGACCCGAAGCTGAAATCCGGCACACTCAACGAATACGGCGTCGCCTACGTCGGCTTCGCACCCTTCGAGATCGGCATGACCATTCTCGCCCCCATCGCGGTCATCGCCGGGTTCACCACCGGATTCGGGTGGATCACCTTCGCCATTGCCGTGGCCGTGGTCGTGATGTCCTACGCGCTGAAGTGGGTGCCGGCGGGGAAGCGATCTGACTCGGCGGGCGGATCTGTGGGTGGCTCTGTGGGTGGCTCGACCCGGATCCAGACTATGTCGAAGGGGGACTAG
- a CDS encoding carbon-nitrogen hydrolase family protein, protein MKIALLQLTSGPDKGDNLALLDAEIRRAAGQGARLIVAPEAASQGFNQGRLDTQAEDLGGPFSSGLRELAAELGVTIVAGMFRPADRLGGRNRVFNTALITGGGVHKGYDKIHTFDVSSYRESDTVKPGGRLVTFLVDDLVVGVATCFDIRFPGQFTRLAMCGAGLVVVPTSWADGPGKLDQWRTLTQARALDAGVYIAGAGQARPGGAALGGQASGPTGVGHSVVISPSGERIAEAGFEPTILYAEVDPGAIAEARARQPLLHYPW, encoded by the coding sequence ATGAAGATCGCGCTGTTGCAGCTAACCTCCGGGCCTGATAAGGGCGACAACCTTGCCCTCCTCGACGCGGAGATCCGCCGCGCCGCCGGGCAAGGCGCGCGCCTCATCGTCGCGCCCGAGGCCGCGAGCCAAGGCTTCAACCAGGGCAGGCTCGATACCCAGGCCGAGGACCTCGGCGGGCCGTTTAGCTCGGGGCTGCGCGAGCTCGCCGCGGAGCTCGGGGTCACCATCGTGGCGGGGATGTTTCGCCCCGCCGACCGCCTCGGCGGCAGAAACCGCGTCTTCAACACGGCGCTGATCACCGGCGGGGGAGTGCACAAGGGCTACGACAAGATCCACACCTTCGACGTGTCCAGCTACCGCGAATCCGACACGGTCAAGCCCGGCGGGCGCCTGGTTACGTTTCTTGTCGACGACCTCGTCGTCGGCGTGGCCACCTGCTTCGACATCCGCTTCCCCGGGCAGTTCACCCGGCTCGCCATGTGCGGCGCCGGCCTCGTCGTCGTGCCCACGAGCTGGGCCGACGGGCCGGGGAAGCTCGACCAGTGGCGCACGCTCACCCAGGCGCGAGCCCTCGACGCCGGGGTGTATATCGCCGGCGCCGGGCAGGCACGCCCCGGCGGGGCCGCGCTCGGCGGGCAGGCGAGTGGGCCCACGGGGGTGGGGCATTCGGTGGTCATCAGCCCCTCCGGGGAGCGCATCGCGGAGGCCGGCTTTGAGCCCACCATCCTCTACGCCGAGGTTGACCCCGGGGCGATCGCGGAGGCGCGGGCGCGCCAGCCGTTGCTGCACTACCCCTGGTAG
- a CDS encoding alpha/beta hydrolase yields the protein MAAPSASADTSTGAGAVYAPRLNAAELRVAADALELAAAAADGRGRDIEAACEEIAGTGFGGEVAAQGLSGFAWWAGRIFAVAALLRHGAQILRSSASAQEALDRLALLALTLRHAESVRYLNALSALLDRDTAAALEALAGGGAPTLADQPGVPLGTIDARVAETLPAATVETVRAAGGYILESGPGGTTVLIGADNGENTDPSRVITMVAGVSTGRPDQLAGELSKARGIAAATGATVVVWQGYAPPPSVVHGIDPTAAGIGGPALSRFQSALRQRYPNAQLTVVAHSYGTVVADRAARETGLDVDDLWLLGSPGMGASGVDKLVLVGDDPQVYVADADRDPILATRYLSDAAHGYSPSDESFGATVVRGVRGDHGAYFTDPVLLRALEDAGRR from the coding sequence ATGGCCGCCCCTAGTGCGAGCGCCGACACCAGCACCGGTGCCGGTGCCGTATACGCGCCGCGCCTCAACGCCGCGGAACTTCGTGTGGCGGCGGACGCTCTCGAGCTGGCTGCCGCTGCCGCCGACGGCCGCGGCCGGGACATCGAGGCGGCGTGCGAGGAGATCGCAGGCACCGGGTTCGGCGGGGAGGTCGCCGCCCAGGGCCTGAGCGGGTTTGCCTGGTGGGCGGGGCGGATCTTCGCGGTGGCGGCCCTGCTGCGCCACGGCGCGCAGATCCTGCGCAGCTCCGCGAGCGCGCAGGAGGCGCTCGACCGGCTCGCGCTGCTCGCCTTAACGCTGCGCCACGCCGAGTCCGTGCGCTACCTCAACGCCCTCTCCGCGCTGCTCGACCGCGACACCGCCGCGGCACTCGAGGCCTTGGCGGGCGGGGGCGCACCGACCCTGGCGGACCAGCCCGGGGTGCCGTTGGGCACCATCGACGCGCGGGTCGCCGAGACCCTCCCGGCCGCCACCGTGGAGACGGTGCGCGCGGCCGGGGGATACATCCTCGAGTCCGGCCCCGGGGGAACGACCGTGCTCATCGGTGCGGACAACGGGGAAAACACCGACCCGAGCCGGGTCATCACCATGGTCGCGGGCGTGAGCACGGGCAGGCCCGACCAGCTCGCCGGGGAGCTGTCGAAGGCCCGCGGGATCGCCGCGGCGACGGGTGCCACCGTGGTGGTGTGGCAGGGCTACGCGCCCCCGCCCAGTGTCGTCCACGGGATCGATCCGACCGCCGCCGGGATCGGCGGGCCCGCCCTCTCCCGGTTCCAATCGGCGCTGCGCCAGCGCTACCCGAACGCCCAGCTCACCGTGGTGGCGCACAGCTACGGAACCGTGGTGGCCGACCGCGCGGCGCGCGAGACGGGGCTCGATGTTGATGACCTCTGGCTGCTGGGCTCCCCCGGGATGGGCGCGTCGGGCGTCGATAAGCTTGTGCTCGTCGGGGATGACCCGCAGGTCTACGTCGCGGACGCCGACCGCGACCCGATCCTGGCCACGCGCTACCTCAGCGACGCGGCGCACGGGTATTCGCCGTCAGATGAGTCTTTCGGCGCCACGGTGGTCCGCGGCGTGCGCGGCGATCACGGCGCCTATTTCACAGACCCCGTCCTGCTGCGCGCGCTCGAGGACGCCGGGCGGCGGTGA
- a CDS encoding pyruvate dehydrogenase, which yields MSTSFAQYIVHTLEGLGVKRIYGLVGDSLNPLSDAVRGSEIEWIHVRNEEAAAFAAAADSLTTGELAVCGASCGPGNTHLIQGLYEAHRDRARVLAIASHIPSAEIGSEFFQATHPEYVFQECSGYREVVHSPTQGARVLHNALQSTYSGGGVSVMVIPGDVFSADAPESSTAQSTFARGDGRRVFPDPGEAAALVDAINTAKNVTLFCGYGARDAREEVFALAEKIKAPIGHSFRGKMFIAHDNPYDVGMSGLLGYGACHEASLEADLFIMVGTDFPYSDWLPKGNVAQIDLDGSHIGRRTPVTYPVIGDVKSVLENILPHVEEKADRSFLDRMLARHAELLEHVVEKYTTPAAEARTPIHPEFAASVIDELIADDAFVTVDTGMCNVWSSRYLTPNGTRGELASYLHGTMANALPMAIGVQAAHPDRQVVSWSGDGGLGMLLGELLTVALHNLPVKIVVFNNSSLGMVKLEMIVQGFPDFGTDHEHVNYAAIAEAVGIAAFRVEDPAQLREAVSEALAADGPALIDVVTDPNALSLPPDITAEMLQGFTATGVKTVLEGGVGKMVELARRNLRQIGAAAAIEVK from the coding sequence ATGTCCACTTCCTTCGCCCAGTACATCGTCCACACCTTGGAGGGCCTCGGCGTCAAGCGCATCTACGGCCTCGTCGGCGACTCCCTCAACCCCCTCTCGGATGCCGTGCGCGGCAGCGAGATCGAATGGATCCACGTGCGCAACGAGGAGGCCGCCGCGTTCGCGGCCGCGGCCGACTCCCTGACCACGGGCGAGCTCGCGGTCTGCGGCGCGTCCTGCGGACCGGGCAATACCCACCTCATCCAGGGCCTCTACGAGGCCCACCGCGACCGGGCCCGCGTGCTCGCGATCGCCTCGCACATTCCCTCCGCCGAGATCGGCTCCGAGTTCTTCCAGGCCACCCACCCCGAGTACGTCTTCCAGGAGTGCTCCGGCTACCGCGAGGTCGTCCATTCCCCCACCCAGGGAGCGCGCGTGCTGCACAACGCCTTACAGTCGACCTATTCCGGGGGCGGTGTGAGCGTCATGGTCATCCCCGGCGACGTCTTCTCCGCCGATGCCCCCGAATCCTCCACCGCGCAGTCTACCTTCGCCCGCGGGGACGGCCGCCGCGTCTTCCCCGACCCGGGCGAGGCGGCCGCCCTTGTGGATGCGATCAACACCGCGAAGAACGTCACCCTGTTCTGCGGCTACGGTGCCCGCGACGCCCGGGAAGAGGTCTTCGCGCTCGCCGAGAAGATCAAGGCCCCCATCGGGCACTCCTTCCGCGGCAAGATGTTTATTGCGCACGACAACCCGTATGACGTGGGCATGTCCGGCCTGCTCGGCTACGGCGCCTGCCACGAGGCCTCGCTCGAGGCGGACCTATTTATCATGGTGGGCACAGATTTCCCCTACAGCGACTGGCTGCCGAAGGGAAACGTCGCGCAGATCGACCTCGACGGTTCCCACATCGGGCGCCGCACGCCGGTGACATACCCCGTCATCGGCGACGTGAAGAGCGTGTTGGAAAACATCCTCCCGCACGTCGAGGAAAAGGCTGACCGCTCGTTTTTGGACCGCATGCTCGCCCGCCACGCGGAGCTGCTTGAACATGTCGTGGAGAAATACACCACCCCGGCGGCGGAGGCGCGCACCCCCATCCACCCGGAGTTCGCCGCGAGCGTGATCGACGAGCTCATTGCCGACGACGCCTTCGTCACCGTCGATACCGGCATGTGCAACGTGTGGTCCTCGCGCTACCTCACCCCGAACGGCACGCGCGGCGAGCTCGCCTCCTACCTCCACGGCACGATGGCCAACGCCTTGCCGATGGCCATCGGGGTGCAGGCCGCCCACCCGGACCGCCAGGTCGTCTCGTGGTCCGGCGACGGGGGCCTGGGCATGCTGCTTGGGGAGCTCCTCACCGTGGCGCTGCACAACCTGCCGGTGAAGATCGTGGTGTTTAACAACTCCTCGCTCGGCATGGTCAAGCTCGAGATGATCGTCCAGGGCTTCCCCGATTTCGGCACCGACCACGAGCATGTCAACTACGCCGCGATCGCCGAGGCGGTCGGCATCGCCGCGTTCCGCGTGGAGGATCCCGCGCAGCTGCGCGAGGCGGTTTCAGAGGCGCTCGCGGCCGACGGGCCCGCGCTTATCGACGTCGTCACGGACCCCAACGCACTGTCCCTGCCGCCGGACATTACCGCCGAGATGCTCCAGGGCTTTACCGCCACCGGTGTAAAGACGGTGCTCGAGGGAGGCGTGGGCAAGATGGTCGAGCTCGCGCGCCGCAACCTGCGCCAGATCGGAGCCGCCGCGGCGATCGAGGTGAAGTAG
- a CDS encoding heat shock protein transcriptional repressor HspR: MDSEQEYFVISVAAEITGMHAQTLRTYDRMGLVSPARTAGGGRRYSRRDISMLRRIQYLSQEEGVNLAGIKTIIELTGEIERLQEENEELRKRVEGSTRRGGELVHVPRSTAVVAWDPSMRRRRPRS, from the coding sequence ATGGACAGCGAGCAGGAATACTTCGTCATCTCGGTGGCCGCGGAGATTACCGGCATGCACGCGCAGACGTTGCGCACCTACGACCGCATGGGCCTGGTCTCCCCGGCGCGCACCGCAGGCGGGGGGCGGCGCTACTCACGCCGCGACATCTCCATGCTGCGCCGCATCCAGTACCTGTCCCAGGAGGAGGGGGTCAACCTCGCCGGGATCAAGACCATCATCGAGCTCACCGGCGAGATCGAGCGGTTGCAGGAGGAAAACGAGGAGCTGCGCAAGCGCGTTGAGGGCTCAACGCGCCGCGGAGGCGAGCTCGTCCACGTGCCGCGCTCCACGGCGGTCGTGGCGTGGGACCCCTCGATGAGGCGTAGGCGCCCCCGCTCTTAG